CACCCTGGCCCTGGGCACCTGGGACTCGCGTCCGGTCACAGAGGCCGCGGGCCTGCAGTGGCAGCGGACGTACCGCTACCTCGCCGAGACGCTTCTCGCGTGCGAAGACGGTCCCGGTGACATCGTCGAGAAGGAACTGCGTCGGCACGCCGTGCACGCGACGCTCGCCGCCTTCTCCCCCGCCTTCCTCGACAGCACGGCCCGGTCGGCACAGCGTCGTGCCGCACCGGCAACCGTGCGCCGCGCCATGGCCTACATCGACGAGCACGCTCATGAGCCGATCACCGTCGACGATGTGGCTGAGGCCGCCGGCATCTCGACCCGCGGCCTCCAGTACGCGTTCCGACGCGCGCTGGACACGACGCCGATGGAATGGCTGCGACGGGCGCGACTGGCTGGCGCGCACCGCGCACTGTCCCAGCCGGGCGCGGGCGCGGTGGCGGAGATCGCACGTCAATGGGGCTTCGAGCATCCGTCCCGCTTCGCCGCGCACTATCGTGCCGCGTATGGAGTGAATCCTGGTCACACGCTTCGGGCGAATCGCTGAGAAGGCCGCACACATGGGCAGATTGGTGTACGA
This genomic window from Candidatus Microbacterium phytovorans contains:
- a CDS encoding AraC family transcriptional regulator, translated to MSFDWTSASIDGMTAVAYDLEASVRSSVDPLDQVVVCRVLTSEGGAWDERGALSAKQPWVSADRAVHARWDGRARVHGLVFERRLIDLAARRISGDDTLALGTWDSRPVTEAAGLQWQRTYRYLAETLLACEDGPGDIVEKELRRHAVHATLAAFSPAFLDSTARSAQRRAAPATVRRAMAYIDEHAHEPITVDDVAEAAGISTRGLQYAFRRALDTTPMEWLRRARLAGAHRALSQPGAGAVAEIARQWGFEHPSRFAAHYRAAYGVNPGHTLRANR